One genomic window of Devosia salina includes the following:
- a CDS encoding phosphotransferase enzyme family protein, with the protein MGWEALAHWGDDAERVERLSGGVANDVWRLRVNGQMAVGRLGRRSDADLAWETTLMLHLDRHGLSVPVPLPTLDGRLFVGGLVVMRYVVGEPPETEADWHRVAETLRQLHALTTDWPQRPGWKSSIDLLTSDKGTRIDLNAMPAEGVARCRGAWARLAGRPTAVVHGDPNPRNIRVTDERVALIDWDEAHVDVPELDLDLPHNAAGLAPAEADMVAQASAAWEAAVCWKDDHAVSQLALVRPA; encoded by the coding sequence ATGGGCTGGGAGGCGCTGGCGCATTGGGGCGACGATGCCGAGCGCGTCGAGCGTCTCAGCGGCGGCGTTGCCAATGATGTGTGGCGCCTGCGCGTCAATGGGCAAATGGCCGTTGGACGCCTGGGGAGACGAAGCGACGCCGATCTCGCCTGGGAAACTACCCTCATGCTGCATCTCGACCGGCACGGGCTAAGTGTGCCGGTCCCCTTGCCCACCCTGGACGGCCGGCTGTTTGTCGGCGGGCTGGTGGTGATGCGCTATGTCGTGGGCGAGCCGCCTGAGACCGAGGCCGACTGGCATAGGGTCGCCGAAACGCTGCGCCAGCTTCACGCGCTGACGACCGACTGGCCGCAGCGCCCCGGCTGGAAATCATCCATTGACCTGCTCACGAGCGATAAAGGCACCAGGATCGATCTCAATGCCATGCCTGCCGAAGGGGTGGCTCGCTGTCGGGGCGCCTGGGCCCGCCTTGCCGGACGGCCCACGGCCGTGGTTCACGGCGATCCCAATCCGCGCAATATCCGCGTGACCGACGAAAGGGTGGCGTTGATCGACTGGGACGAAGCCCATGTCGATGTCCCTGAGCTCGATCTCGACCTGCCCCATAATGCGGCCGGCTTAGCGCCGGCCGAGGCCGACATGGTCGCCCAGGCCTCCGCCGCCTGGGAAGCTGCGGTCTGCTGGAAGGACGACCATGCGGTCAGCCAGCTTGCACTGGTTCGGCCGGCCTGA
- the fumC gene encoding class II fumarate hydratase: protein MSTRVESDTMGTIEVPNDKYYGAQTARSLMNFDIGGEKMPTEIITAFGILKKAAALANHKLGLMDEKTRDLVVAAADEVIAGKLSDHFPLVVWQTGSGTQSNMNVNEVISNRAIEMAGGTMGSKKPVHPNDHVNMSQSSNDTYPTAMHIAAVEAVEGYLYERVMLLRDTLNAKSEEFMDVVKIGRTHLQDATPLTLGQEISGWVAQIDYALAAIKATMPQLKELALGGTAVGTGLNAHPDYAVTVAAEIAALTGRDFKSGPNKFALLAGHDAFVGTSGALKQLAVAFMKIANDVRWLASGPRSGLGEITIPENEPGSSIMPGKVNPTQSEAMTMVVAQVMGNDAAIGFAASQGNFELNVFKPVIAYNFLQSVRLLADAAKSFNDNCAIGIEPDRKRIKQLVDQSLMLVTALNRKIGYDNAAKIAKTAHKNGSTLKETAIALGLLTAEEFDAEVKPEQMVGPLKLKK, encoded by the coding sequence ATGAGCACGCGCGTCGAATCGGACACCATGGGCACGATCGAGGTTCCGAACGATAAATATTATGGCGCGCAGACCGCCCGGAGCCTCATGAATTTCGATATCGGCGGGGAGAAGATGCCCACCGAGATCATCACCGCCTTCGGTATCCTCAAGAAGGCGGCGGCGCTGGCCAATCACAAGCTCGGGCTCATGGATGAAAAGACAAGGGACCTGGTGGTTGCGGCCGCCGACGAGGTGATCGCGGGCAAGCTCAGCGATCACTTCCCGCTGGTGGTCTGGCAGACCGGCTCGGGCACCCAGTCCAACATGAATGTCAACGAGGTCATTTCCAACCGCGCCATTGAAATGGCCGGCGGCACCATGGGCTCGAAAAAGCCCGTGCATCCCAATGACCACGTCAATATGAGCCAGAGCTCCAACGACACCTATCCCACCGCCATGCATATTGCGGCGGTCGAGGCGGTGGAGGGCTATCTCTACGAGCGCGTGATGCTGCTGCGCGATACGCTCAACGCCAAGTCCGAAGAATTCATGGATGTGGTCAAGATCGGCCGCACGCATCTGCAGGATGCGACGCCGTTGACCCTGGGCCAGGAGATTTCGGGCTGGGTGGCGCAGATTGACTATGCGCTGGCCGCCATCAAGGCCACCATGCCGCAATTGAAGGAACTGGCGCTGGGCGGCACCGCCGTCGGCACCGGGCTCAACGCGCATCCCGACTATGCCGTCACGGTTGCCGCCGAGATTGCTGCGCTCACCGGTCGCGATTTCAAGAGCGGGCCGAACAAGTTCGCGCTGCTCGCCGGGCACGACGCCTTTGTCGGTACTTCGGGCGCGCTCAAGCAGCTTGCCGTGGCCTTCATGAAGATTGCCAATGACGTGCGCTGGCTGGCCTCGGGTCCGCGGTCGGGCCTCGGGGAAATCACCATTCCGGAAAACGAGCCGGGGAGCTCGATCATGCCGGGCAAGGTCAACCCGACCCAGTCCGAAGCCATGACCATGGTCGTCGCCCAGGTCATGGGCAATGACGCCGCGATTGGTTTTGCGGCAAGCCAGGGCAATTTCGAGCTCAACGTCTTCAAGCCTGTCATTGCCTACAACTTCCTGCAGTCGGTGCGCCTGCTGGCCGATGCGGCAAAGTCGTTCAACGACAATTGCGCCATTGGCATCGAGCCCGATCGCAAGCGTATCAAGCAGCTGGTCGACCAGTCGCTGATGCTGGTGACCGCGCTCAACCGCAAGATTGGCTACGACAATGCCGCCAAGATCGCCAAGACGGCCCACAAGAACGGTTCGACCCTGAAAGAAACCGCCATTGCGCTGGGCCTGCTGACGGCGGAAGAATTCGATGCCGAAGTGAAGCCGGAGCAGATGGTCGGGCCGCTCAAGCTCAAGAAGTAG
- the rpmF gene encoding 50S ribosomal protein L32, with product MAVPKRKTSPMKRGFRRSADAIANPTYVEDKDSGELRRPHHVDLKTGMYRGRQILAAKK from the coding sequence ATGGCAGTGCCAAAACGCAAGACCTCGCCGATGAAGCGCGGCTTCCGCCGTTCGGCCGACGCAATCGCCAACCCGACCTATGTCGAAGACAAGGATTCGGGTGAGCTGCGCCGTCCGCATCACGTTGATCTCAAGACCGGCATGTATCGCGGTCGCCAGATCCTCGCGGCAAAGAAGTAA
- a CDS encoding biosynthetic peptidoglycan transglycosylase yields MARRKKTLWRYVRIPLGILAVLIAIPLVLTPLYLVVQPVSVPMLARLLTGQTVTREWRDIDAISDRLKASVILSEDGQFCRHWGVDLAALKDEVENYLAGRETRGASTLTMQVTRNLFLWNQQSVVRKALEVPLAFYIDLVLPKKRIMEIYLNIAEWGPAGEFGVAAGSLRAFGREPQNLDWQTASLLAVTLPNPVVRNPARPTAGLLRVAAIVENRARQYGERANCVGTNGQLAL; encoded by the coding sequence ATGGCCCGGCGCAAGAAAACCCTATGGCGGTATGTCCGCATTCCCCTCGGTATCCTCGCCGTATTGATCGCCATTCCGCTGGTGCTGACGCCGCTCTACCTCGTCGTCCAACCGGTCTCGGTGCCCATGCTGGCGCGCCTGCTCACCGGCCAGACGGTCACGCGGGAGTGGCGCGACATCGATGCGATTTCCGATCGCTTGAAGGCGTCGGTGATCCTTTCCGAAGACGGCCAGTTCTGCCGCCACTGGGGTGTCGATCTGGCGGCGCTGAAGGACGAGGTCGAAAACTATCTTGCCGGGCGCGAGACACGGGGTGCCTCGACCCTTACCATGCAGGTGACGCGCAACCTGTTTCTGTGGAACCAGCAGAGCGTGGTGCGCAAGGCGCTCGAAGTGCCCCTGGCCTTCTATATCGACCTGGTCCTGCCCAAGAAGCGGATCATGGAAATCTATCTCAACATTGCCGAATGGGGGCCCGCGGGCGAGTTCGGCGTTGCCGCCGGGTCGCTGCGCGCCTTTGGCCGCGAACCGCAAAATCTCGACTGGCAGACGGCAAGCCTTCTCGCCGTCACCCTGCCCAATCCCGTGGTCCGCAACCCGGCGCGGCCAACTGCCGGTCTGCTGCGCGTCGCGGCAATCGTGGAGAACCGGGCCCGCCAATATGGCGAGCGGGCCAATTGCGTGGGCACCAATGGACAATTGGCGCTCTAG
- a CDS encoding polyprenyl synthetase family protein, which yields MYDFSADSADCARAIEAGLSDYLSGARLSGPGPAAERVVAAMRHGSLEGGKRLRPLLVRQAAAIFSVPREAALNAGLAVEMVHCYSLIHDDLPAMDDDDLRRGRPTVHKAYDEATAILAGDALLTHAFAVLADPACHPNAETRIRLVAELAAGSGAGGMVGGQMRDIEGELGGFSEGDIATMQAMKTGALIRASVRLGAILGGADPRALSALTAYAEAAGRAFQLADDILDVTATPEAMGKATGKDAALGKQTIVGRLGIEGARAMLDAIVNEALSALRTFGPRADGLRATARFFASREK from the coding sequence ATGTATGACTTTTCCGCAGACAGCGCCGATTGCGCCCGGGCCATCGAGGCCGGGCTGTCCGACTATCTCTCCGGCGCGCGGCTCTCTGGCCCCGGCCCGGCGGCCGAGCGCGTGGTCGCCGCCATGCGGCATGGCAGTCTGGAAGGCGGCAAGCGCCTGCGCCCCCTCTTGGTGCGTCAGGCCGCGGCGATCTTTTCGGTGCCCCGGGAAGCCGCCCTCAATGCCGGGCTGGCCGTCGAAATGGTGCATTGCTACTCGCTGATCCATGACGATCTGCCCGCCATGGACGACGACGATCTCCGGCGCGGTCGCCCGACCGTGCACAAGGCCTATGACGAGGCCACCGCTATCCTCGCGGGCGATGCGCTGCTGACCCATGCCTTTGCCGTGCTGGCCGACCCTGCCTGCCACCCCAATGCCGAAACGCGGATACGCCTGGTGGCCGAGCTGGCAGCCGGCAGCGGCGCCGGCGGCATGGTGGGCGGACAGATGCGCGATATCGAGGGCGAGTTGGGCGGTTTTTCCGAGGGCGACATTGCCACCATGCAGGCCATGAAGACCGGCGCGCTGATCCGCGCCTCGGTGCGCCTGGGCGCGATTCTGGGCGGCGCCGATCCGCGGGCCTTGTCCGCGCTCACCGCCTATGCCGAGGCGGCCGGCCGCGCCTTCCAGCTGGCCGACGACATTCTCGACGTCACCGCTACCCCCGAGGCCATGGGCAAAGCGACCGGCAAGGATGCGGCCCTTGGCAAGCAGACCATCGTAGGCCGGCTGGGGATCGAGGGAGCTCGCGCCATGCTCGACGCAATTGTCAATGAAGCCCTTTCGGCCCTTCGCACGTTTGGACCCCGGGCCGACGGCCTGCGCGCCACCGCGCGTTTCTTTGCCAGCCGGGAGAAATAG